The following proteins come from a genomic window of Hymenobacter canadensis:
- a CDS encoding DUF4129 domain-containing protein — protein MLRSYSRRWLLALMLMLPWAVGPVAARTPVRNTAAVRQLPPDNAPTPTLRQPVPARLRDFRKQREFQYVEVKSEQSAWDLFWARFWRWLAEMLDTRSGQVVWKYGIYAGLVVALVFVVLKLLQIDFTRAFGRAPNTAALPYDVEGEDIHGLQFEELIGAAETAGNFRLAVRLGYLQILKQLTDQGLIRWQPDKTNHDYLFELPPGPLPDAFRELTRQFDYVWYGEQDDLTPSHYAQARATRLAFQQLLSSGRRAA, from the coding sequence ATGCTCCGTTCCTACAGCCGCCGGTGGCTGCTGGCGCTGATGCTGATGCTGCCCTGGGCCGTTGGGCCCGTTGCAGCCCGGACGCCGGTTCGCAATACCGCCGCCGTGCGCCAGCTGCCACCCGACAACGCGCCGACGCCCACCCTGCGCCAGCCGGTCCCGGCGCGGCTGCGCGACTTCCGGAAGCAGCGCGAGTTTCAGTACGTGGAGGTGAAAAGCGAGCAAAGCGCCTGGGACCTGTTCTGGGCGCGGTTCTGGCGCTGGCTGGCGGAGATGCTCGATACCCGTTCCGGCCAGGTGGTCTGGAAATACGGCATCTACGCCGGGCTGGTGGTGGCGCTGGTATTTGTGGTGCTCAAGCTGCTCCAGATTGATTTCACCCGCGCTTTCGGCCGGGCCCCAAATACCGCCGCGCTGCCCTACGACGTGGAGGGCGAGGATATCCACGGGCTGCAGTTTGAGGAGCTGATAGGAGCCGCCGAAACCGCCGGCAACTTCCGGCTGGCCGTGCGCCTGGGCTACCTGCAAATCCTCAAGCAGCTTACCGACCAAGGCTTGATCCGGTGGCAGCCCGACAAAACCAACCACGACTACCTGTTTGAGCTGCCCCCGGGCCCGCTGCCCGATGCCTTCCGGGAGCTGACCCGGCAGTTCGACTATGTGTGGTACGGCGAGCAGGACGACCTCACGCCCAGCCATTACGCCCAAGCCCGCGCCACGCGGCTGGCCTTCCAGCAACTCCTTTCCTCCGGCCGCCGCGCCGCCTGA
- a CDS encoding DUF4350 domain-containing protein → MTTFRWYLLGLALLFGAYVAVEYYRPKPLDWTPTFQNKDKIPYGTYVLYDVLPEVMGVAKREVKAVRVPIYNQIEGEDEPTEDTTAEAVDSTDSFSAADTISSEDATAGTAATPERSTTETVETGDADYMAGLAESGFPKATYVFVDDEFTLSSSDCRSLLRHVARGNDVFIAAEQFDRQFADTLGFRTAPFVQRPRLKKASTEELLNDSVQLQLSNAGLARQTRRPYFRLPALGASYRLLPDSTMRATQLAADTAGRAVLVRVPHGRGHLYLCTVPLAFTNYFVLQPATSNFAFAALSYLPTGRPVWWDEYQKQGRLEEQSLLRVLLAHDALRWALYLSLLGALLFVGVEARRRQRIIPILRPLPNTTLLFTRTVASLYRQGNSHAPIAEKKIQLFLEHLRTRFHEPGLDLNDEAARERLAQKSGLPRSEVDTLVRRINFLLTAPRVSDAELLALNKAFNEFRKAAA, encoded by the coding sequence ATGACCACTTTCCGTTGGTATCTGCTGGGGTTGGCGCTGCTCTTCGGGGCCTATGTGGCCGTGGAATACTACCGCCCCAAGCCGCTCGACTGGACGCCCACCTTCCAGAACAAAGACAAGATTCCGTACGGCACCTACGTGCTCTACGACGTGCTGCCCGAGGTAATGGGCGTGGCCAAACGCGAGGTAAAAGCCGTGCGCGTGCCCATCTACAACCAGATTGAGGGCGAAGACGAACCCACCGAGGACACCACGGCCGAAGCAGTTGATTCCACCGATTCCTTCAGCGCAGCCGATACCATTTCATCCGAAGACGCTACCGCCGGCACCGCCGCCACGCCCGAGCGCAGCACCACCGAAACCGTGGAAACCGGCGACGCCGACTACATGGCGGGCCTCGCGGAATCTGGCTTTCCCAAAGCCACCTACGTGTTCGTGGACGATGAATTCACGCTCAGCAGCTCCGATTGCCGCTCCCTGCTGCGCCACGTGGCCCGCGGCAACGACGTGTTCATTGCCGCCGAGCAGTTCGACCGGCAGTTTGCCGACACGCTGGGCTTCCGCACGGCGCCCTTCGTGCAACGCCCGCGCCTGAAGAAGGCCTCAACAGAGGAACTGCTCAACGATTCGGTGCAGCTGCAGCTCAGCAACGCCGGGCTGGCCCGCCAGACCCGCCGCCCCTACTTCCGGCTGCCGGCCCTGGGCGCCTCCTACCGCCTGCTGCCCGACAGCACCATGCGCGCCACCCAGCTCGCGGCCGATACCGCCGGGCGGGCCGTGCTGGTGCGCGTGCCGCACGGCCGGGGCCACCTCTACCTGTGCACCGTGCCGCTGGCCTTCACCAACTACTTCGTGCTGCAGCCAGCCACCAGCAACTTCGCGTTTGCGGCGCTGTCGTACCTGCCCACGGGCCGGCCGGTGTGGTGGGACGAGTACCAGAAGCAGGGCCGGCTGGAAGAACAGTCGCTGCTGCGGGTGCTGCTGGCCCACGATGCCCTGCGCTGGGCGCTGTATCTGAGCCTCTTGGGCGCCTTGCTATTTGTGGGCGTGGAAGCCCGGCGGCGGCAGCGCATCATCCCGATTCTGCGGCCCCTGCCCAACACCACGCTGCTGTTTACGCGCACCGTGGCCAGCCTCTACCGCCAGGGCAACAGCCACGCGCCCATTGCCGAGAAAAAGATTCAGCTATTTCTGGAGCATCTGCGCACCCGTTTCCACGAGCCCGGCCTCGACCTCAACGACGAAGCCGCCCGCGAGCGGCTGGCCCAAAAGTCCGGCCTGCCCCGCTCCGAAGTAGACACGCTGGTGCGCCGCATCAATTTCCTGCTCACTGCCCCGCGCGTTTCCGATGCGGAGCTGCTAGCCCTCAACAAGGCCTTCAACGAGTTCAGGAAAGCCGCCGCTTAA
- a CDS encoding AAA family ATPase, which translates to MIVGQQALAELLLTAILADGHILLEGVPGVAKTLTAKLLARTLDVPFSRLQFTPDLMPSDVLGTSIFRPNKAEFEFRPGPIFASIVLIDEINRAPAKTQSALFEVMEERQVTQDGTRYAVPEPFVVLATQNPIEQEGTYRLPEAQLDRFLFKLHVGYPTMEEEIAILQGHHAGFGGTPLEAVQAVLSADDLRSLREQVRRQHVEPKLLEYIARVVGQTRAHKGLYLGASPRASLALLNGAKALAALRGRDFVTPEDVQYLAAPVLRHRIQLTPEREMEGSTPDDIVKQILQQIEVPR; encoded by the coding sequence GTGATTGTGGGGCAGCAGGCCCTGGCTGAGCTGCTGCTGACCGCCATCCTGGCCGATGGGCACATTCTGCTGGAAGGCGTGCCCGGTGTGGCCAAGACCCTCACCGCCAAACTGCTGGCCCGCACCCTCGACGTGCCCTTCAGCCGCCTGCAGTTCACGCCCGACCTCATGCCCTCCGACGTGCTGGGCACCTCCATCTTCCGCCCCAACAAGGCCGAGTTTGAGTTCCGGCCCGGCCCCATCTTCGCCAGCATTGTGCTGATTGACGAGATTAACCGCGCCCCAGCCAAGACGCAGTCGGCATTGTTTGAGGTGATGGAAGAGCGCCAGGTGACCCAGGACGGCACCCGTTACGCCGTGCCGGAGCCGTTTGTGGTGCTGGCCACCCAGAACCCCATCGAGCAGGAAGGCACCTACCGCCTGCCCGAAGCCCAGCTCGACCGTTTCCTGTTCAAGCTGCACGTGGGCTACCCGACCATGGAAGAGGAAATTGCCATTCTGCAGGGCCACCACGCCGGTTTTGGTGGCACGCCGCTGGAGGCCGTGCAGGCCGTGCTCAGTGCTGACGACCTGCGCAGCCTGCGCGAGCAGGTGCGCCGCCAGCACGTCGAGCCGAAGCTGCTGGAGTACATTGCCCGGGTGGTGGGCCAGACCCGCGCCCACAAAGGCCTGTACCTCGGCGCCTCCCCCCGCGCCTCGCTGGCGCTGCTCAACGGCGCCAAGGCCCTGGCCGCCCTCCGCGGCCGCGACTTCGTGACGCCCGAAGACGTGCAGTATCTGGCCGCGCCGGTGCTGCGACACCGCATCCAGCTCACCCCCGAGCGCGAAATGGAAGGCAGCACCCCCGACGACATCGTGAAGCAGATTCTGCAGCAGATTGAGGTACCCCGGTAG
- a CDS encoding DUF58 domain-containing protein: MKSFFLTRRFFLLLTALILGLVVAFFLPGWLAPVQLALGLLLVLLALDMLLLYAPAKGGAGHLFGRRVLGDKLANGSDNDISLYLENHYRFPVSTETIDEIPHQFQRRDVLFRAAIRPGETQVIRYQLRPVKRGEYEFGALNVYVCSPLGLVRRRFQFDEKRVVPVYPSFLQMRQYELLAISNRLTEVGVKRIRRVGHSMEFEQIRPYVPGDDPRSINWKATARRTTTHAADSLVVNHFQDERAQQVYCLIDKGRVMRMPFEGLSLLDYAINATLVVSNIAILKHDKAGLITFSHQPGTVLPADRRGGHMRKLLEVLYRQRTKYLETDYERLYISVRNNVRQRSLLILFTNFETLSGMQRQLPYLRRLAKDHLLLVIFFENTELREFLDGTAATPQDVYNQTIAEKFAQEKRQIVRELNRYGIHALLTAPQNLTVNTINKYLEFKARGLI, encoded by the coding sequence ATGAAATCCTTCTTTCTCACCCGCCGCTTCTTTCTACTGCTCACCGCTCTTATCCTGGGGCTGGTGGTAGCGTTTTTCCTGCCGGGCTGGCTGGCGCCGGTGCAGCTGGCGCTGGGCTTGCTGCTGGTGCTACTGGCGCTGGATATGCTGCTGCTCTACGCCCCGGCCAAAGGCGGCGCCGGCCACCTGTTCGGGCGGCGCGTGCTGGGCGACAAGCTGGCCAACGGCTCCGACAACGACATCAGCCTCTACCTCGAAAACCACTACCGCTTCCCGGTCAGCACCGAAACCATCGACGAGATTCCCCACCAGTTTCAGCGCCGCGACGTGCTGTTTCGGGCTGCTATCCGGCCCGGTGAGACGCAGGTAATCCGGTACCAGCTGCGGCCGGTGAAGCGCGGCGAATACGAATTCGGGGCGCTGAACGTGTACGTGTGCTCGCCGCTGGGGCTGGTGCGGCGGCGCTTCCAGTTCGATGAGAAACGGGTGGTGCCGGTGTATCCGTCGTTTCTGCAGATGCGGCAGTACGAGCTGCTGGCCATCAGCAACCGCCTCACGGAAGTGGGCGTGAAGCGCATCCGGCGGGTCGGGCACAGCATGGAGTTCGAGCAGATCAGGCCCTACGTGCCCGGCGACGACCCGCGCTCCATCAACTGGAAAGCCACCGCCCGCCGCACCACCACCCACGCCGCCGACTCACTGGTGGTCAACCACTTTCAGGACGAGCGCGCCCAGCAGGTATACTGCCTGATCGACAAGGGCCGCGTGATGCGGATGCCGTTTGAAGGGCTGAGTTTGCTCGATTATGCCATCAACGCCACGCTGGTCGTCAGCAACATTGCCATCCTCAAGCACGACAAGGCTGGGCTAATTACCTTTTCGCACCAGCCCGGCACGGTATTGCCCGCCGACCGGCGCGGCGGCCACATGCGCAAGCTGCTGGAAGTGCTCTACCGGCAGCGCACCAAGTACCTCGAAACCGACTACGAGCGGCTGTACATCAGCGTCAGGAACAACGTCCGGCAACGCAGCCTGCTGATTCTGTTCACCAATTTCGAGACGCTGAGCGGCATGCAGCGCCAACTGCCCTACCTGCGCCGCCTCGCCAAAGACCACCTGCTGCTGGTAATTTTCTTTGAAAATACCGAGTTGCGCGAGTTCCTGGACGGTACCGCCGCTACCCCGCAGGACGTCTACAACCAGACCATTGCCGAGAAATTCGCGCAGGAAAAGCGCCAGATCGTGCGCGAACTGAACCGCTACGGCATCCACGCCCTGCTCACCGCACCGCAAAACCTGACGGTGAACACCATCAACAAATACCTGGAGTTCAAGGCAAGAGGACTGATCTGA
- a CDS encoding beta-N-acetylhexosaminidase, giving the protein MLFRFFAVLLLAALVPAGPLQAQAIAPAATRNLLPVPTSVRWGTGNLGARLALRPLLTGPADPVLKAAVGRTLDRLRRNGSALPAGSPAAAPLQIRYGRVGLPELQDEERYSLRVTPTGVLIDAPTTLGVLRALATLEQLPQPDGRRTVLPEVDIQDQPRFVWRGLLIDAARHFMPVSVIKRNLDAMAAMKLNVLHWHLADDQGFRVESRTLLRLHEVSGQHYSQTQVREVLRYAAARGIRVLPEFDVPSHTIAWMAAYPQLASNDSIYGVYQSWRTANLAIDPTKETTYTLLDMLFREMTALFPDPYFHIGGDENDGRQWRKSARIMEFARVNGMLKADKTLDKHALQTYFNRRVLAIVTKYNKKMVGWDEILGPGLPQNAVIQSWRGKKGLYDAAKAGNPALLSSGYYLDLYLTAASSYTTDPLPADNPLTPEQQALILGGEATMWSEFADSVVIDSRIWPRAAAVAERLWSARTVQDVPDMYRRLEAVAGQLEKLGLQHRRAPLQLLQQLAGPDPAALAPLRTFAAVLEPVKEYKRHFQGFSYTPGTPLTRLVDAAPAESDVARQFSWRVDSLLVLRPAKTAALPRTAAVRNLHKSLREQLELWQTNDTRLQPLLLTSPTLTEYAPLSGQLRLLAALGLERLTQLERGTAPPAVWLAAAQKQLDAAKAPAGQTELAVVAGFRKLLAL; this is encoded by the coding sequence ATGCTTTTCCGCTTTTTCGCTGTGCTGCTGCTGGCGGCGCTGGTGCCCGCCGGCCCGCTGCAGGCGCAGGCCATTGCCCCGGCCGCTACCCGCAATCTGCTGCCGGTGCCTACCTCCGTACGCTGGGGAACGGGCAATTTGGGCGCCAGGCTGGCGTTGCGGCCCCTGCTCACCGGCCCCGCCGACCCGGTGCTGAAGGCCGCCGTCGGGCGCACGCTGGACCGGCTGCGCCGCAACGGCAGCGCCCTACCTGCCGGTAGCCCGGCCGCTGCGCCTCTGCAGATTCGCTACGGCCGCGTGGGTTTGCCCGAGCTGCAGGACGAGGAGCGCTACAGCCTCCGCGTGACGCCCACCGGCGTGCTGATTGACGCGCCCACCACGCTGGGCGTGTTGCGGGCGCTGGCCACGCTGGAGCAGCTGCCGCAGCCCGACGGCCGCCGCACGGTGCTGCCCGAAGTGGACATCCAGGACCAGCCGCGCTTTGTGTGGCGGGGGTTGCTGATTGACGCGGCCCGCCACTTCATGCCGGTTTCGGTCATCAAGCGCAACCTTGACGCCATGGCCGCCATGAAGCTGAACGTGCTGCACTGGCACCTCGCCGACGACCAGGGCTTCCGGGTGGAAAGCCGCACGCTGCTGCGCCTGCACGAGGTCAGCGGGCAGCACTACAGCCAGACGCAGGTGCGCGAGGTGTTGCGCTACGCCGCCGCCCGCGGCATTCGGGTGCTGCCCGAGTTCGACGTGCCCAGCCACACCATTGCCTGGATGGCGGCCTACCCGCAGCTGGCCTCCAACGACTCCATCTACGGCGTGTACCAGAGCTGGCGCACCGCCAACCTGGCCATCGACCCCACCAAGGAAACCACCTACACCCTCCTTGACATGCTGTTTCGGGAAATGACGGCGCTGTTTCCGGACCCGTATTTCCACATCGGCGGCGACGAAAACGACGGGCGGCAGTGGCGCAAAAGTGCGCGCATCATGGAGTTTGCCCGCGTCAACGGCATGCTGAAAGCCGACAAGACGCTCGACAAGCACGCCCTGCAAACCTACTTCAACCGCCGAGTGCTGGCCATCGTCACGAAGTACAACAAGAAGATGGTGGGCTGGGACGAAATCCTGGGCCCCGGCCTGCCGCAGAATGCCGTCATCCAGAGCTGGCGCGGCAAAAAGGGCCTCTACGATGCTGCCAAGGCCGGCAACCCGGCCCTGCTGTCCAGCGGCTACTACCTCGACCTCTACCTGACGGCCGCCAGCAGCTACACTACCGACCCACTCCCCGCCGACAACCCTCTCACGCCCGAGCAGCAGGCCCTGATTCTGGGCGGCGAGGCCACGATGTGGAGCGAGTTTGCCGACAGCGTAGTTATCGATTCGCGCATCTGGCCCCGCGCCGCGGCCGTGGCCGAGCGGCTGTGGTCGGCGCGCACGGTGCAGGACGTGCCGGATATGTACCGCCGACTGGAGGCCGTAGCGGGGCAGCTGGAAAAGTTGGGCTTGCAGCACCGCCGGGCGCCGCTGCAGCTACTACAGCAGCTCGCCGGCCCCGATCCGGCCGCGCTGGCGCCGCTGCGCACCTTTGCGGCTGTGCTGGAGCCCGTGAAGGAATACAAGCGTCATTTCCAGGGCTTCAGCTACACCCCCGGCACGCCCCTCACCCGCCTCGTCGACGCCGCGCCGGCCGAATCGGACGTGGCGCGGCAGTTCAGCTGGCGCGTGGATTCGCTGCTGGTCCTGCGCCCCGCCAAAACCGCCGCCCTACCCCGCACCGCCGCCGTGCGCAACCTGCACAAGAGCCTGCGCGAGCAGCTGGAGCTCTGGCAAACCAACGATACGCGCCTGCAGCCGCTGCTGCTCACTTCCCCCACCCTCACCGAGTACGCCCCGCTTTCCGGGCAGCTGCGCCTACTGGCCGCGTTGGGCCTGGAGCGCCTCACGCAGCTGGAGCGCGGCACCGCGCCACCGGCCGTGTGGCTGGCCGCCGCCCAGAAGCAGCTGGATGCTGCTAAAGCCCCAGCCGGCCAGACAGAACTGGCCGTAGTGGCCGGATTTCGGAAGCTGCTGGCTCTATAG
- a CDS encoding sensor histidine kinase translates to MKFARFLPPFLLLIAFLCFAGAFLSNRYGQTPAVLLRADALRLQKLVRDAEQKAGQEATMVLGQATRGELRFGTLVGRTVYPCFVYQNGQLRYWSDHTTRPQPENVSQDFREKLVDMQFGRYLAVRRAAGLYVVLTYVPLEKGYGISNRYLRDGSEKALFRGLNVRLVTDRLPRLPAINAEDGRYLFSVERQQPNPITGKYIPMVLLVVGLLLYLASWLIWARRLFAAGRVLAGTAALLLPLGLIRAGLLQLGLPFSFIELPLFDPRVYAASWLSPSLGDLFINALLLALAAYCGLRLFRHYNPTRWVERLPKTSDRTTVGVVTGVLFFVLLELQFQFYSNSFNNSRVILDITQDISVSGFKLLLTLAIALHTGAYLVGFYLVSQLFSATLGTGKGREGVFGLGLGALLFLPVGIALGQVQVILVGITLWIFLLLRLTGLRRVAAMVTYQVYLFIFLMLSISAAVGALALFEHFDRQLVQNKQNLAGNLMTDNDLQGEFLLTERAREIAADPIIRKGLAGPFASPEMVRQKIVKHYLGEYFDKYEVTVSFFDAAGRPIGAGQGAETLSQVRRRLLQNSTRTDQMNLFLVRGSNSFSTRRYVNFVPVPGAARGTNTVLLELMLKKLTTYSVVPELLVDQKFFQPGLGAELSYAGYEQDRLVYSEGDFDYVNRLRRQQYNDPRLYRTGLVVGRFHHLAVRDETQHRTVVVTTSTYSFSDWLANFSFLFLLHAFYWLLGMALYLLLRGEYLAVLRTNFSTKIQLFLNFGILVPLVLVSIATASQVTSSYKRDLRRTYERRGRTVQDNLLQNRALLTDSAGRPALLALADNVASLTETDLNLYDAAGQLIVSSQPIMFESGLLGPLMNPQAVAALKERAQPRVLLLERAGSLSFNSLYLPLRAAETEAGQAGRVLGYVGIPFFDSEKELDSKLIELISTLLNIFTGMFIVFLVLTFVASRMLTNPLKLLTQKLKQTTLTGQNEMLDYQSDDEIGLLVREYNAMLLKLEESKLELATQEKEAAWREMARQVAHEIKNPLTPMKLSLQFLQRAIQDQRPNLDELIAKVSQTLITQIDVLTDIATSFSTFTNLPAMRPERLDVAPILRRCVELHQGSRPDARIELQLPDIDTPTIVFADENLLVRTFNNLLINALQAVPEGRAAQVSAQLSVQSNKRVQISIQDNGAGISDDVREKIFIPNFTTKATGSGIGLAVARRGIESAGGSVWFETEEGTGTTFYIELPLAG, encoded by the coding sequence TTGAAGTTCGCCCGTTTCCTCCCACCTTTCCTGCTGCTGATTGCTTTTCTGTGTTTCGCGGGGGCTTTCCTGAGCAACCGCTACGGCCAGACCCCTGCTGTACTGCTGCGCGCCGATGCGCTGCGCCTGCAGAAGCTGGTGCGGGATGCCGAGCAGAAAGCCGGGCAGGAAGCCACTATGGTGCTGGGCCAGGCCACCCGGGGCGAGCTGCGCTTCGGAACGCTGGTGGGCCGCACCGTCTATCCGTGCTTCGTGTACCAGAACGGGCAGTTGCGCTACTGGTCTGACCACACCACCCGGCCCCAGCCCGAAAACGTCAGTCAGGACTTCCGGGAGAAGCTGGTAGATATGCAGTTTGGGCGCTACCTGGCAGTGCGGCGAGCTGCCGGCCTCTACGTGGTGCTGACGTATGTACCGCTGGAAAAGGGCTACGGCATCAGCAACCGCTACCTGCGCGACGGCTCCGAAAAAGCTTTGTTCCGGGGGCTGAACGTGCGGCTGGTGACGGACCGGCTGCCCAGGCTGCCGGCCATCAATGCTGAGGATGGTCGCTATCTGTTCTCGGTGGAGCGGCAGCAGCCCAACCCCATCACCGGCAAGTACATTCCGATGGTGCTGCTGGTGGTAGGGCTGCTGCTGTACCTGGCTAGCTGGCTGATCTGGGCGCGGCGGCTGTTTGCGGCGGGGCGGGTGCTGGCCGGCACGGCAGCGCTGCTATTGCCGCTGGGGCTGATTCGGGCCGGGCTGCTGCAACTGGGTTTGCCGTTTTCCTTTATCGAGCTGCCGCTATTCGACCCGCGGGTGTACGCGGCTTCCTGGCTGTCACCTTCCCTCGGCGACCTGTTCATCAACGCGCTGCTGCTGGCGCTGGCGGCTTACTGCGGCCTGCGGCTGTTCCGGCACTACAATCCTACCCGCTGGGTGGAGCGCCTGCCCAAAACCTCGGACCGCACGACGGTAGGCGTGGTAACTGGCGTGCTGTTTTTTGTGCTGCTGGAGCTGCAGTTTCAGTTCTATTCCAACAGCTTCAACAATTCGCGGGTCATTCTCGACATCACCCAGGATATTTCGGTGTCGGGCTTTAAGCTACTGCTCACGCTGGCCATTGCGCTGCACACGGGCGCGTATCTGGTCGGATTCTATCTGGTGTCGCAGCTGTTCAGCGCCACGCTGGGCACCGGCAAAGGGCGTGAGGGCGTATTTGGGCTGGGACTGGGGGCGCTGCTGTTTCTGCCGGTAGGCATTGCGCTGGGGCAGGTGCAGGTAATACTGGTGGGCATTACGCTGTGGATTTTCCTGCTGCTGCGCCTGACCGGATTGCGGCGCGTGGCGGCCATGGTTACTTACCAGGTGTATCTGTTCATTTTCCTGATGCTCAGCATCAGCGCGGCCGTGGGGGCGCTGGCGCTGTTCGAGCACTTCGACCGCCAGCTGGTGCAGAACAAGCAGAACCTGGCCGGCAACCTGATGACCGACAACGACCTGCAGGGCGAGTTTCTGCTTACGGAGCGGGCCCGTGAAATTGCGGCCGACCCCATCATCCGGAAAGGGCTGGCCGGCCCGTTTGCCAGTCCGGAAATGGTGCGCCAGAAAATCGTGAAGCACTACCTCGGCGAATATTTCGACAAATACGAAGTCACGGTATCGTTTTTTGATGCGGCCGGCCGGCCAATAGGGGCGGGGCAGGGGGCCGAAACCCTTTCGCAGGTGCGGCGCCGACTGCTGCAGAATTCCACCCGCACCGACCAGATGAACCTGTTTCTGGTGCGCGGCAGCAACTCGTTCAGTACCCGGCGCTACGTTAATTTCGTGCCCGTGCCCGGCGCGGCGCGCGGCACCAATACGGTGTTGCTGGAGCTCATGCTCAAGAAGCTGACCACCTACAGTGTGGTGCCCGAGCTGCTGGTCGACCAGAAGTTCTTTCAGCCCGGGCTGGGCGCCGAGCTGAGCTACGCCGGCTACGAGCAGGACCGGCTGGTGTACAGCGAAGGAGACTTCGACTACGTGAACCGCCTGCGGCGGCAGCAATACAACGACCCGCGCCTGTACCGCACGGGGCTGGTGGTGGGCCGCTTCCACCACCTGGCCGTGCGCGACGAAACCCAGCACCGCACGGTGGTCGTCACCACGTCTACTTACAGCTTCAGCGACTGGCTGGCCAACTTCTCGTTTCTGTTTCTGCTGCACGCCTTCTACTGGCTGCTGGGCATGGCGCTGTATCTGCTGCTGCGCGGCGAGTACCTGGCCGTGCTGCGCACCAACTTCAGCACCAAGATTCAGCTGTTTCTCAACTTCGGGATTCTGGTGCCGCTGGTGCTGGTGAGCATTGCCACGGCCAGCCAGGTGACGTCGTCGTATAAGCGCGACCTGCGCCGTACTTACGAGCGGCGCGGCCGCACCGTGCAGGACAACCTGCTGCAGAACCGCGCCCTGCTCACCGACTCGGCCGGCCGCCCCGCGCTGCTGGCCCTGGCCGACAACGTGGCCTCGCTCACCGAAACCGACCTCAACCTCTACGATGCCGCCGGCCAGCTCATCGTCAGTAGCCAGCCCATCATGTTCGAGTCTGGGCTGCTGGGGCCGCTGATGAATCCGCAGGCTGTGGCGGCACTCAAGGAGCGTGCCCAGCCGCGGGTGCTGCTGCTGGAGCGGGCCGGCTCGCTGTCGTTCAACTCGCTGTACCTGCCGCTGCGGGCCGCCGAAACCGAGGCCGGGCAGGCGGGCCGGGTGCTGGGCTACGTGGGCATTCCGTTCTTCGACTCCGAGAAAGAGCTGGATAGCAAGCTGATTGAGCTGATTTCGACCCTGCTCAATATTTTCACGGGCATGTTCATCGTGTTTCTGGTGCTCACGTTTGTGGCTTCGCGCATGCTCACCAATCCGCTCAAGCTGCTCACCCAGAAGCTCAAGCAGACCACGCTTACCGGCCAGAACGAAATGCTCGACTACCAGTCGGACGACGAAATCGGGCTGCTGGTGCGCGAGTACAACGCCATGCTGCTCAAGCTGGAGGAAAGCAAGCTGGAGCTGGCCACCCAGGAAAAGGAAGCCGCCTGGCGCGAAATGGCCCGGCAGGTGGCCCACGAAATCAAGAACCCGCTCACGCCCATGAAGCTGAGCTTGCAGTTTCTGCAGCGCGCCATCCAGGACCAGCGCCCCAACCTCGACGAGCTGATTGCCAAGGTGTCGCAGACGCTCATCACCCAGATTGACGTGCTAACGGACATTGCCACCTCGTTCAGCACCTTCACTAACCTACCCGCCATGCGCCCCGAGCGCCTCGACGTGGCCCCTATTCTGCGCCGCTGCGTGGAGCTGCACCAGGGCAGCCGCCCCGACGCCCGCATCGAGCTGCAGCTACCTGATATAGACACGCCCACCATAGTGTTTGCCGACGAAAACCTGCTGGTGCGCACGTTCAACAACCTGCTCATCAATGCGCTGCAGGCCGTGCCGGAGGGGCGTGCCGCCCAGGTGTCGGCCCAACTAAGCGTGCAGAGCAATAAGCGGGTGCAGATCAGTATCCAGGACAACGGCGCTGGCATTTCCGACGACGTGCGCGAGAAAATCTTCATTCCCAACTTTACCACCAAAGCCACCGGCTCCGGCATCGGACTGGCCGTGGCGCGCCGCGGCATCGAAAGCGCCGGCGGCAGCGTCTGGTTTGAGACGGAGGAAGGCACCGGCACCACGTTCTATATTGAGCTGCCGCTGGCGGGGTAA
- a CDS encoding DUF983 domain-containing protein — translation MAIRADSTVAAMLAQKCPRCHRGPLFRYSALHLTRFDDMYESCAVCGQHYEPEVGFYWGAMYISYGFSTLIVVLTGVLLFYLAHDPPVWVYVTAVALVVIALTPLLFRYARVVMLYFFGGIHYNPRFAESLPLRPAE, via the coding sequence GTGGCCATCCGGGCCGACTCGACGGTGGCGGCCATGCTGGCGCAGAAGTGCCCGCGCTGCCACCGGGGCCCGTTGTTTCGCTACTCAGCGCTGCATCTTACCCGCTTCGACGATATGTATGAGAGCTGCGCGGTCTGCGGGCAGCACTACGAGCCGGAAGTGGGGTTTTATTGGGGAGCCATGTACATCAGCTACGGTTTCTCCACGCTCATCGTCGTGCTGACCGGCGTGCTGCTGTTTTATCTGGCCCACGACCCGCCGGTGTGGGTGTATGTAACGGCCGTTGCGTTGGTGGTTATTGCCCTGACGCCGCTGCTGTTCCGGTATGCCCGCGTGGTGATGCTGTACTTTTTTGGGGGCATTCACTACAATCCTCGGTTTGCTGAAAGTCTGCCGCTGCGCCCTGCGGAATAG